The following DNA comes from Candidatus Eisenbacteria bacterium.
CGTGTTAGGTCCCGGTCTCACAGGCATCCTGCTTCACGAAGCCATCGGACACGGGATGGAGGCGGATTTCAACAGGAAGAACGTATCTACGTACTGTACGATGATTGGAAAACAAGTGGCTGAGCCGTTTGTCACCATCATTGACGATGGCACGATTCCGAACTTGTCAGGTTCCCTCAATGTTGATGACGAAGGTACGCCTGGGCAGAAAACGGTCTTGGTGGACAAGGGTATTCTTTCCAGCTACATGCACGACAAGATTTCGGCCCGGCACTACAAGGTGAAACCCACAGGGAATGGACGCCGGCAGAACTACCAGCACTACGTGCAGCCACGCATGCGCAATACTTACATGCTGCCCGGCTCCGCGACGCCGGAAGATGTCATCAAGAGCGTGGACAAGGGGATTTACGTTCAGGACGTCGCCAACGGACAGGTGAAAATCGGCGAGGGAGACTTTGCTTTCTACGTGTCCCAGGGGTGGATGGTCGAGAACGGGAAACTCACCAATCCAATCAAAGACATCAACATAATGGGTAACGGTCCTAAGATGCTGCGAAACGTCACCATGGTTGCCAACGATCTCCAGATGCACAGGGGTGGTGGAGGTACCTGTGGCAAGGGTGGACAGGGTGTTCCGGTTGGTTTCGGTATGCCGACCACACTTGTGAAATCGATGACTGTCGGTGGCGTGAAAGCGTAAGGAGTCCAACAATGAACAAAGAAATGTTAGATCTTGCCGCTTCGTCGATCAAAGCCGCGAAATCTGCCGGAGCTGATGACTGCCGGGTGCAAATCAGCAGGGAACGGTTTGTCGAGATAAGCTATCGGGAACGAAAACCAGAGACCATTAAGGAGGCGTCAAGCAGGGGGCTCTTCATCGAAATCTTCGCAAACGGCCGCTACTCAGGCCAGAGCACTTCGGATCTGCGCAAGGAACCATTGCAGGCTTTCATCTCAAACGCCGTTGCCACAACGAAGCTCCTGGCGGAGGATCCGTTTCGAAGCCTGCCTGACCCGAAATACTATGCAGGCAGGGCACAGCTCGATCTGCAGATCCTCGACCCATCCTATGCCCAGCTCACACCTGAAGCAAGGCACAGTATAGTCAAAACCATGGAAGATTCCTGCCTCAGCCTGGGCGGAGACAAGGTGATTTCTGTCACAGCAGAGCAATACGATAGCTACCGTGAATCAGTGATGCTGTCGAGCAACGGTTTCGAGGGCTACAGGGAATCCACGGAGTACCAGGTCGGTGCAAGTATGTCAGCCAGGGATGAGGGTGATCGGCGTCCCATGGGATACTACTATGCCGGAGCTGTCTCCAGGAAGACTATGCCCAGGCCCGAGGAGATCGGTGCCCTCGCAGCAAAGCGCACACTGAGTCTATTTGGCGGGAAGAAGATACAAACCGAAACTCTGCCTATCATCGTGGAGAACCAAAATGTTCCTCGGCTGCTGGGAGCATTTCTTCAGGCGATGTCAGGAAGAAGCATCCAGCAGAAGCAGTCGTTCCTGTCGGACAAGAAAGGACAGAAAGTCGGAAGTGACCAGTTCACTCTGATCGACGATCCGCTGCTCGCTGGGGGATTGGGCAGCCGGCTGTACGATAGTGACGGGTTTGCTGCGAAAGAAAGAACAATGGTCGAATCTGGCGTGCTGAACGACTTCTATGTAGATTGGTACTACGGCCGAAAACTAGGCTGGGAGCCGACGACAGGAAGGTCGTCAAACCTGATTATTCCGCCAGGCAAACGATCGGTTGAGGAGATCATGAAGGACTTGGGAAGAGGTATCTACATTACGGGTTTCATCGGGGGCAATTCCAACTCGACCACTGGCGATTCATCTATCGGCATTTTTGGTCAGCTCTTCGAGAAAGGAGAGCCGGTCCAGGCAATAGCTGAGATGAACATCGCCGACAATCACTTGAAGTTCTGGAACAAACTTGCCGAGGTCGGCAATGACCCGTGGGTCTATTCTTCGCAGCGCAGTCCGAGCCTGGTTTTCACGGACGTTGTTGTTTCGGGCGTTTAGGGCTTGTGGTTGCAATTCTCGGGGTCGTCTTGGGTTTCACATTCAGTTTGCGTGCGGTCATTGAGTTTGTGTTGACAATAGCCGCAGGTTTGTTAGGCGGAGCACTCGCCGGAAGAAGAGAGACGAATCAGTTAATTCTGCCGGTCTGGCCCCCGGATTAAGCTTTGTCGCTGTGAGGCAGACCTGAGCGGTTAGG
Coding sequences within:
- a CDS encoding TldD/PmbA family protein, giving the protein MNKEMLDLAASSIKAAKSAGADDCRVQISRERFVEISYRERKPETIKEASSRGLFIEIFANGRYSGQSTSDLRKEPLQAFISNAVATTKLLAEDPFRSLPDPKYYAGRAQLDLQILDPSYAQLTPEARHSIVKTMEDSCLSLGGDKVISVTAEQYDSYRESVMLSSNGFEGYRESTEYQVGASMSARDEGDRRPMGYYYAGAVSRKTMPRPEEIGALAAKRTLSLFGGKKIQTETLPIIVENQNVPRLLGAFLQAMSGRSIQQKQSFLSDKKGQKVGSDQFTLIDDPLLAGGLGSRLYDSDGFAAKERTMVESGVLNDFYVDWYYGRKLGWEPTTGRSSNLIIPPGKRSVEEIMKDLGRGIYITGFIGGNSNSTTGDSSIGIFGQLFEKGEPVQAIAEMNIADNHLKFWNKLAEVGNDPWVYSSQRSPSLVFTDVVVSGV